In one window of Cellulophaga sp. HaHa_2_95 DNA:
- a CDS encoding pitrilysin family protein, which yields MRRKLVLAASLSLVALGMQAQEVAFEEYDLENGLHVILHQDNSAPLVTTAVMYHVGAKDEDPEKTGFAHFFEHLLFEGTENIERGKWFEIVASNGGQNNANTTQDRTYYYEVFPSNNLELGLWLESERMLHPIINKIGVDTQKEVVQEEKRRSYDNAPYGRWREVMSKNLFKNHPYRWQTIGSLEHLASATLEDFKKFNKMYYVPNNASLVVAGDFEMSATKKMIQDYFGSIPKGDAIKRETFKEEPITQTIKAEFRDPNIQIPLIMLGYRTPEQTNREAYVLDMVSTILSDGKSSRLYKKIVDEKKMALQVFAFNGSQEDYGTYIVGGLPVGENTLEAIQKEIDEEIVKLQTELISENEFQKLQNIFENNFVNSNASVEGIANSLVSNYMLYDDTNLINTEIDIYRSITREEIKAVAKKYLNPNQRVVLEYLPEEKPAN from the coding sequence ATGAGAAGAAAATTAGTTCTAGCTGCATCACTTTCCTTAGTTGCTCTTGGGATGCAAGCCCAAGAAGTGGCTTTTGAAGAGTATGACTTAGAAAATGGTCTACACGTTATCTTACACCAAGATAATAGTGCACCATTAGTAACAACTGCCGTAATGTATCATGTGGGCGCTAAAGATGAAGATCCAGAAAAAACAGGTTTCGCTCACTTCTTTGAGCACTTGCTTTTCGAAGGAACAGAAAATATTGAGCGCGGTAAATGGTTTGAAATTGTGGCATCCAATGGAGGCCAAAATAATGCAAACACCACACAAGACAGAACCTATTATTATGAAGTTTTCCCTTCTAACAACCTTGAATTAGGATTATGGTTAGAATCTGAACGTATGCTACATCCTATCATTAATAAAATTGGCGTAGACACACAGAAAGAAGTTGTTCAGGAAGAAAAGAGAAGAAGCTATGATAATGCTCCTTATGGCCGTTGGAGAGAAGTAATGTCCAAAAACTTATTTAAAAACCATCCTTACCGCTGGCAAACTATTGGTTCTTTAGAGCACTTAGCGAGTGCTACTTTAGAGGATTTTAAAAAGTTTAACAAAATGTACTATGTTCCTAACAACGCTTCACTAGTGGTTGCTGGAGATTTTGAGATGAGCGCTACAAAAAAAATGATTCAAGATTATTTTGGCAGCATTCCAAAAGGTGACGCTATTAAAAGAGAGACTTTTAAGGAAGAGCCTATTACACAAACAATCAAAGCAGAATTTAGAGATCCAAACATTCAAATTCCATTAATCATGTTAGGATATCGTACTCCTGAACAAACCAATAGAGAAGCTTATGTATTAGATATGGTCTCCACTATTTTAAGTGATGGTAAAAGCTCAAGACTGTACAAGAAAATTGTTGATGAAAAGAAAATGGCACTACAAGTGTTTGCGTTCAACGGTTCTCAAGAAGATTATGGAACTTATATCGTAGGCGGACTACCCGTAGGTGAAAACACCCTAGAAGCAATTCAAAAAGAAATTGACGAAGAAATTGTAAAACTACAAACGGAATTAATTTCCGAAAATGAATTTCAAAAACTTCAGAATATATTTGAAAATAATTTCGTGAATTCTAATGCCAGTGTTGAAGGTATTGCTAATTCATTAGTAAGTAACTATATGCTTTATGATGACACCAACCTAATCAACACTGAAATTGACATTTACAGATCTATTACTCGCGAAGAGATTAAAGCCGTTGCTAAAAAATACCTAAATCCTAACCAAAGAGTTGTTTTAGAATATTTACCAGAAGAAAAACCAGCGAATTAA
- the rplU gene encoding 50S ribosomal protein L21: MYAIVEIAGQQFKVAKDQKVYVHRLQNEEGSKVTFDNVLLLEDGSNITIGAPAIDGAAVEAKVIKHLKGDKVIVFKKKRRKGYKVKNGHRQYLTELVIESIVSSGAKKAEKKAEPKKEAVKAAPKKAAAKATDKADDLKKVEGIGPKIAETLVAAGISTFAELAKTDAAKISEIIADVRGNHVTDTWPAQAKLAAEGKWDELKKWQDELDGGKPA, translated from the coding sequence ATGTACGCAATTGTAGAGATAGCAGGGCAGCAATTTAAAGTTGCGAAAGACCAAAAAGTGTATGTTCACCGTTTACAGAACGAAGAAGGTAGCAAAGTTACTTTTGACAACGTTCTTTTATTAGAAGACGGTAGCAACATTACTATTGGCGCCCCAGCTATAGACGGAGCCGCTGTTGAGGCAAAAGTCATTAAGCACCTTAAAGGTGACAAAGTAATCGTTTTTAAGAAAAAAAGACGTAAAGGTTACAAAGTTAAAAACGGTCACAGACAGTATTTAACTGAATTAGTAATTGAAAGCATAGTTTCTTCAGGTGCTAAAAAAGCAGAGAAGAAAGCAGAGCCTAAAAAAGAAGCTGTAAAAGCCGCTCCTAAAAAAGCAGCCGCTAAAGCTACTGACAAAGCTGACGACTTGAAAAAAGTTGAAGGTATTGGGCCAAAAATTGCTGAAACATTGGTTGCTGCAGGAATTTCAACTTTTGCTGAATTAGCAAAAACTGATGCTGCAAAAATCTCTGAAATCATCGCCGACGTTCGTGGAAATCACGTAACTGACACATGGCCAGCGCAAGCTAAATTAGCTGCTGAAGGTAAGTGGGATGAGTTGAAAAAATGGCAAGATGAATTAGATGGTGGGAAACCAGCATAA
- the rpmA gene encoding 50S ribosomal protein L27: protein MAHKKGVGSSKNGRESESKRLGVKIFGGQAAIAGNVLVRQRGTRHNPGENVYAGKDHTLHARVDGIVKFQKKAGGKSFVSIEPFEA, encoded by the coding sequence ATGGCACATAAGAAAGGTGTAGGTAGTTCTAAAAACGGTAGAGAATCAGAATCGAAACGTTTAGGTGTTAAGATTTTTGGTGGTCAGGCTGCTATTGCTGGTAACGTATTAGTTAGACAGCGTGGAACTAGACACAATCCAGGTGAAAATGTATACGCAGGAAAAGATCACACTTTACACGCTCGTGTAGATGGTATCGTAAAATTCCAAAAGAAAGCGGGAGGGAAATCTTTCGTATCTATTGAGCCTTTCGAAGCTTAA
- a CDS encoding DUF4199 domain-containing protein, with translation MKKFTLPIRFGIATSGCLIAYFLVLSLFNLHVNGFYSLFNSIITGFGIYEAIKFTKVLKGKTFDYRQGFAAGITTGFLATLIFTVFFAFYATEINIEFLPELSKVWFKEYHTGEGLLFFTVAIMGFATSVVLTLAFMQLFKSSNNLK, from the coding sequence ATGAAAAAATTTACGCTACCCATTAGGTTTGGTATTGCTACTAGTGGTTGTTTAATTGCCTATTTTCTCGTGTTGTCCTTATTTAATTTACATGTTAATGGGTTCTACAGTTTATTTAATAGTATAATTACTGGTTTCGGGATTTATGAGGCTATTAAGTTCACTAAAGTTTTAAAAGGGAAAACATTTGATTACCGCCAAGGATTTGCTGCAGGAATTACGACCGGTTTTCTTGCCACCCTAATTTTTACGGTGTTTTTTGCCTTTTATGCCACAGAAATTAATATTGAATTTTTGCCTGAACTTTCTAAAGTATGGTTTAAGGAATATCATACGGGAGAGGGTTTGTTGTTTTTTACCGTGGCGATAATGGGCTTTGCTACATCAGTAGTACTTACCTTAGCATTTATGCAGTTGTTTAAGTCTTCTAATAATTTAAAATGA